AATCAAATATTCAAACTTGGACTTTATCTGACCCGGAATTTGTTGCCGGACACGGAAGGCGATTGCCAGCGTCTTTGACAACTCAACCAGCCCTTCTTCCGACAGCGAGGGAAATGGTGTTCCTGGAAGATGATTGATAACCTGAACGACGCCGAGCAGTTCATTGCCGCTTTCGCCGCCTGTAATCGGGGCCACCATCATTTGCTTGGTGCGGTAGCCGGTGCGTTGGTCAACGGCTTTCAGAAACGCCAGATTCGGTGAAAAGCTCTTCAGTTCGGCATCGTCATAAACGTCCTTGATATTCATGAAGCGTTTGTTGAGCGCGGCGCACCCAGCGATCGAGCTTTCCGACAGGGGCAGCTTAATATCCTTGAATGAATTCAGACCTGATTTGACTTTCGAGACGATCGACTGGCCATCATCGGACATCGTGTAAATCGTCAACCGGTCAGCATCGAACAGCTGACAAATGTCGCGCGCCACGTCCAACATGATTTCGTCGACGTTTGACGTTGAGTGGATGCGATTCGTTACCGCCTGAATTTTTTTTGAAAACGCCAGCTTGGACGACATGTCGGCGACATTCGCACCACCACTGGGAGCACCACCGGCTTTTGGTTCCAACACCGCACTCATAACCGACCACCCCGACTCTCTCAATTGTTTGACCATCCACTACAACGCCTTTGACGCCACACTGAACTGCAAGTTGCCCAAGGGCACCTACATTAATCCAAACTCCGTCGCGATACTGCGTTACTCAAGAAATTCTGTCGCTTGCATATCAAACATATGCCGCACGCCAAAATTTCAATCGCGCCTTGTCTTACTTAGGATTTTGAATTAATAGAAGTACCCTATATCGTCATTTCCATACCGTTCTCAAGCATGCGCGGCCTCCATTTGCCGGCATTTCTGCCGATTTCGCTCATGGTGAGATGAATTTCGCCGGGCTTCAAATGGGTAACCAGGACCTCCACCGGGCGGTTCAACTTCGACAACTCTTCAGCAAGCATGCTGGGGCAAAGGTGTTTCGAAGCGATCGCGATTTCGCGCTCCTTGTTGGGAAACGCCGTTTCGATGATCAGATACTTCAGGTTTTTTACGCGATTGGCGATTTCCCACAACGCATCGTTTGTCGTGGTGTCGCCACTGAAAATCAGGGTTGCATTGCCGCTGTCAAGCAAATAGCCGACCGCAGGAACGGTGTGAACGGCGGGAATTGCCGTGATCTTGCGGCCATCGAAATCGAGTGTTTCACCAACAGAAATCTCACGGTACACCATGCACATCTGGTCGCCATTGGGGATCTCGGAGAAATCCGGCCAGATCTTCCAGTTGAACAAATGCTCCTTGAGAATCTGAATCGTCGCGGCGCTGCTGTAGACGGTAACCGGGCGGTTTCTCATCCAGCAAACCGTATCGACCAGAAACGGGATGCTCGTGACGTGATCAAGATGGGAATGCGTGACGAAAATATGGTCGATTTTTACCAGTTGCTCGATGGAGAGATCGCTCACACCGGTGCCGGCGTCGATCAGGATGTCTTCATCAACGAGCATCGAGGTCGTGCGGAGGTCGCCGCCGATTCCGCCACTACAACCTAGAACCTTGATTCGCATATTGGCCTCGCACGCTCGCTTTTGAGCCACTCATTGCTCGCGGCTTTTTGAACCTTTATCCCACATGGATATCAACCAGGGTTCACCGCAAATATTATGGCGATTATGCGCCGCCAAAGGCGGAAGAAATGTGCTGCAACTCACACCCCTTGGTTGGTCCGCCCGCGATGCGCGCCCCAGGCAGCCGACCCTTCTGGCGTCTACAGGCTCTTGTGACACGAATCATCGTTTCTGCCCATCGCGTACCCAGTGACCGACATGCTGGTTTGAACTGTTTCAAGGCTTGTAGAAAAACTCCATCTTGACGCCGGCAATCTCAATGAGGTCATGATCGCTCAGCTGTTGTGCATGGCCGCCAAGCGCCACTCCATTGATTGTCGGAAACGACGCTCCTTCAACGTGCGTGATGAAGAATCCCGTCGGGCGGCGCGTAATCACGGCAACCTGCACACCAGGTTTGCCAATGGTGGTGAGATTCTTGACGAGATCGAGGGTGCGTCCTGCCGCCGCCCCCGACAACACCTGAATCGCCGAGTCCCGCGCTGGGCCGTTAGGGTCGTGCGCAGGTGGGGCAGGCCGGACGGGAGCCGGAGATGGCGGTGTATGTGCCGCTGCCGCCTGTGGCAGCGGCGGCGGTGAAGCTGCCGGTTGCATGGAACCTGGCATTGGCAGCGGCCGCAAATTTGTCTGGGTATCTGACGATGGAGCCGATGCCACCGGAGCTGCCGGGGCGGGCTTGCGGATGATCATTGTCTTTTCAAAATCGGCAGTCGACGCGGCAGCTGGCGCATCATTAAAATACTTGAGCTTGTGCTTGCCAATTTCGATGACATCGTTATTTTGTAGAAAGTGCTTCTTGATCGGTTTTCCATTGACCAGCGTGCCATTGGTCGAATTCAGATCCTCAATGAAAGAATCATTGAGGATGGTGATGATGGCCGCGTGCTCGCCAGAAACTGCGAGGTTATCCACCTGAATGTCGTTATGCGGCTTGCGTCCAAGGGTTGTCCGCTCACGGTTGAGAGTGATCTCCTTAAGCACCGTTCCATCTACACTCAAGATCACTTTTGACATAGCTGTAATCCTAAAAAATTACTTTCGATTGCATACGTGACGAACGGGAACCCCGCCGGCACGATGCTTTTTTGTCATCCAAACCAGGATTTCACTCGAGCCCAGAAACCGCGTTCCACGCCAAAATCCTTCATCACACGCACCAGCATCACTGAAACGTTATCACGTCCACCCGCATCATTTGCCGCCTGCACCAATTGCTGCGCAGTCAGGTCCAGATTCGATCTGAGCGCGATCAGCGTCATCTGGATTTCATCGTCTTCAATCATGTCGTTCAGACCGTCGGAGCAGAGCAGATAAATGTCACCTTCCAGAACGTCATAACTGTGTATTTCTGTTTCCACGTCGGGGTCAATGCCGACAGCTCGCGTCACAAGATTCTTGTTGTGTGATGACCGTGCATCTTCCTTGGTGATCAATCCCGAATCAATCTGTTCCTGAAGCAATGAGTGGTCCCGGGTCACCTGCTCAAGCGCATCATCACGCATCCGGTAAAGCCGGGAATCACCAATGTGCCCCACGGTCATGAAATTATCATAGAACACGCATGCGACCAGTGTCGTGCCCATGCCTGCACAGTGCGGATCCTTTTGGGCAGCTTCGAAGATCGCCGTATTTGCCAGACTCACCTGCGTCTGCAGAACACTTTCGGAAAGCGCTTTCGCTTCGTCGCGATCGAGCCTTTTCAAATCCTCTTTGGTCCAGGTCTGCGTCAGGCCCGCCGCGATGAGCGAAGTCGCCATACCGCTCGCGACTTCGCCAGCGTTATAGCCTCCCATCCCGTCGGCAAGTACCACGATGCCCAAATCGGGCCGGGATTCCACACAGTCTTCATTGTGACTGCGGACCCTGCCTGGATCGGTAATACTCACTATTTGCAATGCACCCGCTGTCAATGCCACATACCCTCCCGCCACCCAATCTGTCTTTTTGATGTTTCGCTAGCTTGGGCCGAACCTATTTTTTCTGCAAGATTGCGGTCGCAACCAAAGCACAAACCCTCGCGCTTTGCCCGCTGCATCCCAAACCGCGCAAATGACCTATTTACTTGGATTTATAATAACTTAAAAAAACTATTTAAGAAACACTTCCGAAAATAGCGCAATGTCTCTGATTATTCAAGAAGAAAATCGAGCCGTTGCCACAAATAACAGGGGGATGGGTGATTCCGACTCGATACGCACGCGATCTGGCCCAAACCGTGGTTGCACTGGCTATCGCTTTGTTTTTGCTTACTTTTTTGATCGTACCAGTCGGTGCGGTCTGCTATACCGCCTTCTCCGACGGTCAAGGCGGCTTGACGTTTGGGTATTTCAGCTCCTTTTTTGGCATCTCGCTAATGCAGGAATCATTCTGGAATAGCCTCTTCGTCGCGTCGGCCAGTGTGCTCCTGGCTTCGCTGATTGCCCTTCCGCTGGCCTATTTCACGATTCGTTTTGATTTTCGCGGCGCATTGCTCATTCAAACGCTTGGCGTGCTGCCCTTGATCATGCCCCCGTTTGTCGGCGCGGTGGCCATGCAATTGATCTTTGGCAGGTCGGGCTCGATCAACCTTCTACTCAACGACTGGTTTGGTTTCTCAATCCCCTTCATGGACGGGCTATGGGGTGTCATTTTCGTGGAAGGCCTGCATTACTTTCCTTTCATTTTGCTCAATCTCTCGGTTGCCCTGAACAATATCGACAGCACCATGGAGGAAAGCGCACAGAACCTAGGTGCGCATGGCTTTCGATTATTTCGTCGAATCGTCTTTCCGCTTGCCCTTCCGGGCTACATCGCCGGTGCTTCACTCGTGTTCATCAAGGTATTTGACGACCTCGGTACGCCACTTGTATTGAATGTCACCAACATGCTCGCGCCACAGGCCTACTTGCGCATTACATCGGTGGGCCTCGAAGATCCTATCGGCTATGTCATCAGCGTTATCATGGTCGCGTTTTCGTTGCTGGCGCTATGGCTGTCCGCACGCGTCATGAAGGGTAAGGATTACGCATCCTCCCAGAAAGGCAGCGCATCACTTTCGCGTCGCCGGCTACCTTTGGGCCGTTCGATTCTCGCCTACGGCTGGATCATTGTCGTGTTGTTACTGGTGCTTTCGCCCCACATCGGCATTCTGCTTCTGTCGTTCGCCAAGGTCTGGAGTTTCTCCACTTTGCCGGACGCCTACACGCTGGATCACTACAAGACTGTGTTTGTCGACAGCCCTCGCATGATCGGCAACACGCTTCTTTACTGCGGCATCGCCGCTACACTGGATGTAGTGCTTGGTACCGCAATCGCCTACCTCATTTTGCGCACCAGGATTCGCGGGCGGCAGATTCTGGATTTCATGGCGACCGCAGCGCTTGCCATTCCCGGAATCGTGCTCGCAATTGGCTACCTGCGCGTCTTCAAAGGTGTGCAACTCCCGTATACCGATTCCCCACTGACATCGATGTGGATCATCATTGCGGTCGCCTATGCGATCCGGCGGCTCCCCTACGCACTCAGATCCTGCATGGCCGCACTCCAGCAGGTGTCGATTTCACTGGAAGAAGCGGCAGAAAACCTGGGCGCCACCAAGGGACGCACGGTTCAAAGAATTGTCGTGCCGCTTATGGCGGGTGGAATACTTGCCGGGTTCGTCACCAGTTTCATTACCGCCGCAGTTGAATTATCGGCGACGATCATGTTAACAACCAGCCAGACAGACGCGCCCATGTCCTACGGCATCTATCTTTATATGCAGTCGATTGCCGGCCGCGGCCCAGGCGCGGCGCTCGGAGTGCTCGCCGTGATCATCGTTGCCCTCGGAACCTACGTTTCACACCGGATTGTTTCCGGCAGCGCACCCACCTCCAACATACCAGCCAATGCAGACCAATTATGAAAACGGCAAACCGTGTCCAATCGGGAATCCAATCATGAACGCAGTGCGTGTCGAATGCCGCAACATCGCCCTTTCCTACGGAAATACGCAAGTTTTGAAAGGCATCAATCTTGCCATCGAGCCCGGTGAGTTTTTTGCGCTGCTGGGCCCGAGCGGCTCAGGCAAATCCACTTTGCTGAGATTGATCGCGGGCTTCAATGTCGCGCAAGCAGGGCAACTTCTGATTGATGGCAATGATCTCATCCAGGTTCCACCATGGGAGCGAAATATTGGCATGGTGTTCCAGAACTATGCGCTTTGGCCACACATGACGGTCGAGCGAAATATTGCCTTTGGTCTCGAAGAGCGCAGGTTGCCGCGCGAACTGATCAATTCAAAAGTTCGGGCAATGCTGGAACTTGTCGGGTTGACTGGCTATGCCAAACGCCGCCCGGGACAATTGTCGGGCGGACAGCAGCAACGCGTGGCGCTGGCACGCACACTGGCCATTGAGCCAAGGGTATTGTTGCTCGATGAACCGCTTTCGAATCTCGACGCCAAGTTGCGGGTACAAATGCGACAGGAGCTGAAGTCCCTTCAGCGCCGGCTTGGCATCACCACCATCTTCGTGACGCACGACCAAGAGGAAGCGCTAACCACCTGTGATCGAATTGCCGTGATGGACCAGGGCGTGATTCAACAAATCGGCACGCCGGTGCAACTCTACGATCAGCCCGTCAATCGCTTCGTCGCTAATTTTGTGGGCACGATCAATTTATTTGAAGGCGACATCCAAGCCGTTGAGAATTCATCGACGTGCCGGTTTGTCTCGCGCCAACTCGGCACGGTACCCATGCCCGGCGATGCGGCAGTTATCACCCGCGGCAAGGCGCATCTCGCGATCAGACCCCATTCGCTTACCCTCGCCGATATCAACACGAAGCCGGAAACGGATCAAGTCAGCTTCGATGCGAGCGTGACGGAAACGGAGTTTCTCGGCGAATTCGTGCGCTATCGTGTTGCAACGCAACACGCGGAATGGATTGCCGATCAGCCACACAGAACAGGCGCACAGCTTTTTCCGGTCGGCTGCAAGGTCAAGCTGATGATAAGTGTTCGCGATACACGCGTCCTGCCCGCGTAGCGTTGTTTGCCACCCGCCGATTCAGTCGCCTTTTCAATGAAGGGCGTGGCACTTGCTTATCGAATCATGTCTAATACCGGCTGTGGATATTAATTACAAATAAATCAATAGAGGAGCTTTTCATGGACCGTCCCGCATTCCTTGAAAATGACATGGACCCGCAGGAAACGCGGGAATGGCTGGATGCGCTGGAAGGCGTGCTCGATACTCAGGGCCCCGAGCGGGCGCACTTCCTGATCGAGCAACTGGTGGACAAGGCTCGCCATTCTGGCGCGCACCTGCCTTATTCCGCCAACACGGCATACATCAATTCGATTCCCCCGCACGCCGAAGACCTGTTGCCGGGCGACCAGGAAATCGAACACCGCATACGCTCGCTGGTTCGCTGGAACGCGATTGCGATGGTGTTGCGGGCAAACAAGGAAAGCTCCGACCTGGGTGGCCACATTGCCAGTTTCCAGTCAGCCGCGAACTTGTATGACATCGGCTTCGATCATTTCTGGAATGCGCCATCAGCCACGCACGGCGGCGACCTGGTATTTATCCAGGGGCATTCTTCTCCCGGCGTGTATGCCCGCGCCTATCTTGAGGGCCGCATCACGGAAGAACAGCTGGAAAATTTCCGTCGCGATGTCGAAGGCAAGGGCATCACCAGCTATCCCCATCCGTGGCTGATGCCGGATTTCTGGCAGTTCCCGACCGTGTCGATGGGCTTGGGTCCGCTGCAGGCGATTTACCAGGCGCGCTTCATGAAATACCTGCACAACCGCGGCATCCTGAATACCGAAGGCCGAAAAGTCTGGGCATTCATGGGTGATGGCGAAATGGACGAACCCGAATCATTGGGTGCCATTGCGCTGGCGACGCGCGAAGGTCTCGACAACCTGATCTTCGTCGTCAACTGCAAC
Above is a window of Betaproteobacteria bacterium DNA encoding:
- a CDS encoding Stp1/IreP family PP2C-type Ser/Thr phosphatase, producing MVSITDPGRVRSHNEDCVESRPDLGIVVLADGMGGYNAGEVASGMATSLIAAGLTQTWTKEDLKRLDRDEAKALSESVLQTQVSLANTAIFEAAQKDPHCAGMGTTLVACVFYDNFMTVGHIGDSRLYRMRDDALEQVTRDHSLLQEQIDSGLITKEDARSSHNKNLVTRAVGIDPDVETEIHSYDVLEGDIYLLCSDGLNDMIEDDEIQMTLIALRSNLDLTAQQLVQAANDAGGRDNVSVMLVRVMKDFGVERGFWARVKSWFG
- a CDS encoding FHA domain-containing protein; amino-acid sequence: MSKVILSVDGTVLKEITLNRERTTLGRKPHNDIQVDNLAVSGEHAAIITILNDSFIEDLNSTNGTLVNGKPIKKHFLQNNDVIEIGKHKLKYFNDAPAAASTADFEKTMIIRKPAPAAPVASAPSSDTQTNLRPLPMPGSMQPAASPPPLPQAAAAHTPPSPAPVRPAPPAHDPNGPARDSAIQVLSGAAAGRTLDLVKNLTTIGKPGVQVAVITRRPTGFFITHVEGASFPTINGVALGGHAQQLSDHDLIEIAGVKMEFFYKP
- a CDS encoding iron ABC transporter permease gives rise to the protein MIPTRYARDLAQTVVALAIALFLLTFLIVPVGAVCYTAFSDGQGGLTFGYFSSFFGISLMQESFWNSLFVASASVLLASLIALPLAYFTIRFDFRGALLIQTLGVLPLIMPPFVGAVAMQLIFGRSGSINLLLNDWFGFSIPFMDGLWGVIFVEGLHYFPFILLNLSVALNNIDSTMEESAQNLGAHGFRLFRRIVFPLALPGYIAGASLVFIKVFDDLGTPLVLNVTNMLAPQAYLRITSVGLEDPIGYVISVIMVAFSLLALWLSARVMKGKDYASSQKGSASLSRRRLPLGRSILAYGWIIVVLLLVLSPHIGILLLSFAKVWSFSTLPDAYTLDHYKTVFVDSPRMIGNTLLYCGIAATLDVVLGTAIAYLILRTRIRGRQILDFMATAALAIPGIVLAIGYLRVFKGVQLPYTDSPLTSMWIIIAVAYAIRRLPYALRSCMAALQQVSISLEEAAENLGATKGRTVQRIVVPLMAGGILAGFVTSFITAAVELSATIMLTTSQTDAPMSYGIYLYMQSIAGRGPGAALGVLAVIIVALGTYVSHRIVSGSAPTSNIPANADQL
- a CDS encoding 3',5'-cyclic-nucleotide phosphodiesterase; protein product: MRIKVLGCSGGIGGDLRTTSMLVDEDILIDAGTGVSDLSIEQLVKIDHIFVTHSHLDHVTSIPFLVDTVCWMRNRPVTVYSSAATIQILKEHLFNWKIWPDFSEIPNGDQMCMVYREISVGETLDFDGRKITAIPAVHTVPAVGYLLDSGNATLIFSGDTTTNDALWEIANRVKNLKYLIIETAFPNKEREIAIASKHLCPSMLAEELSKLNRPVEVLVTHLKPGEIHLTMSEIGRNAGKWRPRMLENGMEMTI
- a CDS encoding ABC transporter ATP-binding protein, giving the protein MNAVRVECRNIALSYGNTQVLKGINLAIEPGEFFALLGPSGSGKSTLLRLIAGFNVAQAGQLLIDGNDLIQVPPWERNIGMVFQNYALWPHMTVERNIAFGLEERRLPRELINSKVRAMLELVGLTGYAKRRPGQLSGGQQQRVALARTLAIEPRVLLLDEPLSNLDAKLRVQMRQELKSLQRRLGITTIFVTHDQEEALTTCDRIAVMDQGVIQQIGTPVQLYDQPVNRFVANFVGTINLFEGDIQAVENSSTCRFVSRQLGTVPMPGDAAVITRGKAHLAIRPHSLTLADINTKPETDQVSFDASVTETEFLGEFVRYRVATQHAEWIADQPHRTGAQLFPVGCKVKLMISVRDTRVLPA